In Danio aesculapii chromosome 12, fDanAes4.1, whole genome shotgun sequence, the sequence ATATACTAATAAAACTAGtgcttatttaattaattaaaacacattttatttacagaTATTAATGAATCAAATATTCGCAATTTTCAAACTCACAATGTATGCCCTTTTTTCAGACACTAGCCAATCATGATGTAGATCTTTAACAAGCTTAAATTTAATTGGGCAGTAAAAAGTGGCGCGGTAAATTGGCGGGTTTGTTTGTTTAGCTACACAAATCGTCTATACTCCAGTGACCTTTTAAACATAAGAAGAGATGGCGAACAGAAAACACGACGAAGATCAGTGCAGACAGACGGTTTTGTGAAGATCTTATTTACAGTTTGCCTCACTTTATGGTAGAATTTCGTCATTTTACAAATTTGGAGGTGAATGAAAACACTCTCTGAGACCATGACGGACCGGAAGTGCCATTAAAggtaagtttttatttaattagttgatTTACGGGTTGATGGAACAGTCATAGTTGATTAATGAAGTAATAGCGCCTCCTGTCGGCTCATCATGTGAAGTGTGGGTGTTCGTTGacgtttttattttcattcatcttACCTCTTTCTGATTTAAATACCTCTACCGACTGGAAAGACTCTTGAAACCTTATATTAGACTATTTGTTGTTAATAatgatgtattatttttatattatggtaatattttatattatggtAATAGTAAACTACTACAAGATGTGTCTTATTAAAGAAGTGGTGtcctccctactgaaaaaaacctgcttaaaccagcctaatctggttgactggttttagttggttgaccagcctgattttagaggggttttggccacttccaggctggtttccagccatttccagcctggtcttagctggtcaggctggaaaatgaccagctaaaaccagcttgaccaacctggtttaagctggacatagttggttttggctgggttcCCTACCTGGCTagtctggtcaagctggttttagctggtcatctcccttAGCTAAGCTTATAATGCTCTAACAGTCCttaaaaaataacatgttttatgTATTATCCAGCAAAATATTAGAATGATGTTACACTGAATGGTATATAATGATtcagaaaattcagctttacgtTTCAGCAATAAATCACATTTGACATGCAACAGTCATAGTTGGGTAATCAAGTAATAACGCCTCTAACAGGCATATTATGTGAGGTGTGGGTGTTTATTCACGTTTTTCATTCAAAATCTTACCTTTTTCCAACTTTAGTGGCTCTGGCAGATGttgtatattataatacattcatttctttttccttcggcttagtccctttatacatcaggggtcaccacagtaacccagtactaggaatacacactcattcacacacacacacactacggccaatttagttcgcatgtgtttggactgtgggggaaaccggagcacccagaggaaacccacgccaacacggggagaacatgcaaactccacacagaaacaccaactgacctagacgggactcgaaccagcaaccttctagctgtgaggccacagtgccatttatattgtaataatatctCCAGTGCCACCATGAAGGGAATTTATTGTCATGATACAGTGTTTTTATTCAAGAGATGTCATACAAAGAAACATAAATACAAATGGTgaagaaatatatattaatttttagcATTAACATCTTAAAATGCAGTTTTGTGTAAAACAACATCTATACAGGAACTCAAAGTCATTTATTTGCTTTCTAGTGGGCTTTGCTTCAGACTAGTGCAAATTCATGCATGCAGAGAGAATATTCAAAAGCCTCATCTGCATATTGTCTACATATGAACCAATTATagcagacaatcaaaataaacaacaactgagCCTTTGGATATAATGTGATTGTAGACCAGCCCTAACAGATGTGCGACAATTACTGTGTAAATTCAGTGTAAATACTGCAACAATGACCAATAAAATCTATGCTACAGTTTATTTAAATCTCTGATATGAATTATCGATTCAAACATGATTGAAGTTTTTGAATCggcaacataaaaaatacataaaaatggcAAGAGCTCACGAACTAcctcagttttttattttgtaccGTTCTCTGAAATCCACTATTAATGCTATTAAAACTTTTACATCcagtaatttcatattttatgtGTGATTTTGACCCTCACATGATTAGAATGCTCAGTTTTGATTGGGCGTGGCCAATTGTAGACTCAGAAGTAAACGCCCActtctctgattggctgacagttttgcatattaaagctgcggtcacgctggacttttctccccatagacttccattcatacacacgagactgcgtcagaccggaaacgcaaggtcatgcgtcaagtttcgcaggtcgctgcggtgcaaagttcaagcttggtgaactctgacctgcgaaatcgcatcacttgactgcgtgagaccaatcgaatattaaaacatgacctctctggatagaaatttaaaacatggagcaatcgctcgctttttttaatgtctaataatcttgtttaatcccgcccctattcgcagcgcagtacgacagaatttcacaagctcaaactctagtgtgaccgcagcttaacacaATAAACAGGCAGTGCAGTAGAAATGGGGGTAAATCTTTTGAGGAGGTGGAGCTTAAATCATAAAGTAGAACATTccagaacaggggtgtccaagtTTGGTCTATTCTAGAGTTTagcttatttaaaaatgaataaaccacTATTAAACTCCATCAACTTGCCTGAACACATTAACCTGAAAGGTCGTAGTatgactagtaaaatattaatccGCTTGCtcatgtgtgtttatttgcatTAGTTTAAACTTAGCTGTGActgtagctgtgtttccatccaaagatgcaaattagatttatGTACAGGAgtattgtataaaacatttacaaaaaaagctGCGTTTTCACCCAATGAGAAACTAAAGAGAACCGAATAATCAGCTCCTGCTGCTCCTGCACAGACTTTACTCACTAGATCTGTTTACAGTTATGAGCTTTTTCTAGCCTGATAAAAAGTCGATCCTAATCATTAGTGAGCATAAGTTTTTTTCAATGCACATTTTTAATGGGATATTCTAAAATGCTCATAAATATTGGTGGATGGAACCATAGCTAactgccctccaggaccaagtttgcacACCCCTTCTCCAGAGCCTGTGGTTCCTAGACTGACTTCAAAATAAGCTAAAAACAAGGTGATCTGAAAGTTCCAGGGTGTTTTTATAGTACTATGACCTCTTTATAAATCAAAAGATCAATGAAATTTTGgtttcatgacccctttaaccTCTCAGACTACTCTTGTCTCGAAGTGCTCAGGCCTGTCTCTATCCAGCAGACACATTGATTTGAACAGCCGAGGAGCCATCGACAAACCAAAGATATCGTTTTTCACTTGCCTCACATTTCTCCTGCTACTCAGTTCAATCCTAAGCGTTATGTTTAAGAAATCTGCCAACATTGACTTAATAACCATAAGCGTCCACCATAAAAACACTCATTGCCATCCAAAGTCCATGCCTGCCATTCGGTAGAACCTCAGATTGTGAGGCTGGTAGAATTCTTTCAGTTTCTGGATGACCTCAGGGTGGATTCTCGCATGCGTTCTGCCTTTGGTTTTGCCCAGACAGTGAGGTTTGCTGCTTCCCTCTGGCTTCTTAAGACAAGGAAAACCCTTGGTCTTGTTGAAGTAGAAGTGCTTATCCGTAATAATCCTCTGGAGGCCGAGAAAGTCCTGCACACGGCCTAACTCACCTGCCGGGTCGCTTATTAGTCTCTCTCCGTGTACGAAATGGATCTGCGAGAGTGGGAAATAAGCCAGCCATCGCTCCAGGTGTTTGGCGTACAGACCGATGTATAGCGGGCTCCAGAGAGCGTCTATCTGTCCCGTGGACCGGTTCTTGAATGTTAAGCTCTCGAAGCTGGGGATGTCTGGCGTTTTGGAGATGATTTGGGTGTAGTCGGAAATGGCGCGGGTGATCGGGTCTCGCACCACCACGATTAGCTTGATATCCTTCGACATGGCGTAAATGCGGCCAGGAGTTTCTGGAGTCACAAAGTATCTGGGCGTTTTCTCCATCACGATCTGACCGTTGAGAGCTTTGGGCATCATACTcctaaaagaagaagaaaagcagGAATATTTAGGATGATTATATTTCCGTTAGCAAAATAAAGGACTGGAGTGACATGCATGAATACCATGAAACTACTCTGctctgcgttcacaccagacgtggatgaagcgtcaagcacgagtgatttacatgttaagtcaatgcaaagatgcaaatagacatcctgcggtgcgatTTGCG encodes:
- the hs3st3l gene encoding heparan sulfate (glucosamine) 3-O-sulfotransferase 3-like, coding for MATLIIAPLDPHKLLIMFSFSITCISILYLLLGCCDSSENSQKLSLGWYDNNNNSRSALRGLEGGVDGNSSAREWMALRRLPHALIIGVKKGGTRALLEFLRLHPDIRALGAEPHFFDRHYSRGLGWYRSMMPKALNGQIVMEKTPRYFVTPETPGRIYAMSKDIKLIVVVRDPITRAISDYTQIISKTPDIPSFESLTFKNRSTGQIDALWSPLYIGLYAKHLERWLAYFPLSQIHFVHGERLISDPAGELGRVQDFLGLQRIITDKHFYFNKTKGFPCLKKPEGSSKPHCLGKTKGRTHARIHPEVIQKLKEFYQPHNLRFYRMAGMDFGWQ